Proteins from a single region of Gordonia hongkongensis:
- a CDS encoding pyridoxal phosphate-dependent aminotransferase, translating into MTVLLPAPVSERATDLAGVRTDIVVRCDRNESAYPPLPAVVSALRDTVASAHRYPSFRPDGLRATIAEHTGVEAAHISVGAGATAVLSAILQDSAARARARGRTGPRIVTPAPTFEGFALLAEMIGLGIGITPLLDDGRPDVGALAAAAGPDTAAVIVCSPHNPTGLVLSDTEIRDLLMAVDPAIPVILDQAYVEYCRNAPDVRTLVDEYPNLIVVRSLSKAHGLAGLRVGYAIGSATSIGGARRHEVPFSITAAAEHAASLALAASDELAGRVTAMRRERDRIADALRDSGHPALPSEANFVFVPGTDGIEFGRRLRAAGVVGREFAEHGHRLTVPDRAGTNRVIEAIRRAR; encoded by the coding sequence GTGACGGTTCTGCTGCCGGCTCCGGTCTCCGAGCGCGCCACGGACCTCGCCGGCGTGCGCACCGACATCGTCGTGCGATGCGACCGGAACGAGTCCGCCTATCCCCCGTTGCCCGCGGTCGTGTCCGCGCTGCGCGACACGGTGGCATCGGCCCACCGCTACCCGTCGTTTCGTCCCGACGGTCTGCGCGCGACGATCGCCGAGCACACCGGTGTCGAGGCAGCGCACATCAGCGTCGGCGCCGGGGCGACGGCCGTACTCTCCGCGATCCTGCAGGACTCGGCTGCACGGGCCCGGGCCAGGGGTCGTACCGGACCGCGGATCGTCACCCCCGCACCGACATTCGAGGGTTTCGCGCTGCTCGCCGAGATGATCGGGCTCGGAATCGGCATCACCCCGCTGCTCGACGACGGGCGTCCCGATGTCGGTGCGCTCGCCGCGGCCGCGGGTCCGGACACCGCGGCCGTCATCGTCTGCAGCCCGCACAACCCGACCGGATTGGTCCTCTCCGACACGGAGATCCGTGATCTGCTCATGGCTGTCGACCCAGCGATCCCGGTGATCCTCGACCAGGCGTACGTCGAGTACTGCCGGAACGCACCCGATGTCCGGACGCTGGTCGACGAGTACCCCAACCTGATCGTGGTGCGAAGCCTCTCCAAAGCCCACGGTCTCGCGGGACTGCGGGTCGGTTATGCGATCGGGTCGGCGACGTCCATCGGCGGTGCCCGCCGTCACGAGGTCCCCTTCTCGATCACCGCGGCCGCCGAACACGCGGCGTCGCTGGCACTTGCCGCGTCCGACGAGCTGGCCGGACGGGTCACGGCGATGCGCCGCGAACGCGATCGAATCGCCGACGCGCTGCGCGACTCGGGCCACCCGGCGCTGCCGAGCGAGGCGAATTTCGTGTTCGTGCCGGGCACCGACGGCATCGAGTTCGGGCGGCGGCTGCGGGCCGCGGGGGTCGTCGGCCGGGAGTTCGCCGAACACGGTCACCGGCTGACGGTGCCCGACCGCGCCGGGACCAATCGGGTCATCGAGGCGATCAGGCGAGCTCGATGA